The following are from one region of the Stigmatella ashevillena genome:
- a CDS encoding DUF2277 domain-containing protein: MCRSIKPLFNFAPPATDDEIRAAALQFVRKIAGTRKPSKQNTDAFEVAIEEIFRSSKRMLDGLVATTPPRDRAHFEAMKKLRFKKAEPR; the protein is encoded by the coding sequence ATGTGTCGAAGCATCAAGCCCTTGTTCAACTTCGCCCCCCCCGCCACCGACGATGAGATCCGTGCGGCGGCGCTGCAATTCGTTCGTAAGATCGCTGGCACGCGCAAGCCGTCGAAGCAGAACACCGACGCCTTCGAGGTCGCCATCGAGGAAATCTTCCGGAGCTCGAAGCGCATGCTCGATGGGCTCGTCGCGACGACACCTCCGCGGGACAGGGCACACTTCGAGGCCATGAAGAAGCTGCGCTTCAAGAAAGCCGAGCCCCGCTGA
- a CDS encoding pyridoxal phosphate-dependent decarboxylase family protein, with product MKIENFAKHAGKARQALAAAPRWFQVRNTINEAFPSPFRTEGPDPLAVGMNQALALLNSLKPEPGGPAHIGPASMHPSYEHAPSVHLEQASLPLSEVVSKSAKLFEGMPHWNHPLTMPNVIPPANLAGIISAMMTQVFSPNIIEGEYSWNVENSELESAAMLSHLIGWPNPSNLDAVEGSAPGGLYTFGGSGCYFYAMKYALTRVLGKESRSKGIRADAKILVSYQGHYAKDISSDWTGLGMDNVVQIRTDPVTNAMDLKHLEEVMRTFNEAQVPIAAIVCTMGTTDAFAVDDVKAVRELVGKYPNPAPYGKTFIYCDAVIGWSWLTFGTYDFKANPLGFTPTVLAQVQKNYEAVKNLKEADAVGCDFHKVGWSPYNCSIIVMKDFTEFQTLMRRGESAYLQARTQYNPGLYTLEVSRTGAYSMAGWATLKFLGREGFQSILGGVLEVQEALREMLAEHPELVCVNDADTGFVTLFRVYPQGVNAQQQYARELTDPKALAELKAHNALQEKVADKIWDWFRDGKQHGGAYAPYISYTSGFRPTDYNPDMAIDGAVIYGLKAFPMNLNVDLETMQTLIKLVLTARDEVAKEPKNGVPKKRVERRAALTRGTVEDLLSGVTRRTHQG from the coding sequence ATGAAGATCGAAAACTTCGCCAAGCATGCAGGCAAGGCGCGTCAAGCGCTGGCCGCAGCCCCCAGGTGGTTCCAAGTACGCAACACCATCAACGAGGCGTTTCCATCGCCTTTCCGGACGGAAGGCCCCGATCCTCTCGCGGTTGGGATGAATCAGGCCCTCGCACTCCTCAACTCGCTCAAGCCCGAGCCCGGGGGGCCGGCGCACATCGGACCTGCGTCCATGCACCCGAGCTACGAGCACGCCCCCAGCGTCCATCTCGAGCAGGCGAGCCTGCCGCTCTCCGAGGTGGTCTCCAAGTCTGCCAAGCTTTTCGAGGGCATGCCGCACTGGAACCATCCCCTGACCATGCCCAACGTCATCCCTCCCGCCAATCTGGCGGGGATCATCTCCGCGATGATGACGCAGGTCTTCAGTCCCAACATCATCGAAGGCGAGTACTCCTGGAATGTGGAGAACTCGGAGCTGGAATCGGCCGCCATGCTGTCGCACCTGATTGGCTGGCCCAATCCCAGCAATCTGGATGCGGTGGAAGGCTCCGCACCCGGCGGGCTCTATACCTTCGGAGGTTCGGGTTGCTACTTCTATGCCATGAAGTATGCCTTGACCCGCGTTCTGGGCAAGGAGTCCCGGAGCAAGGGAATTCGCGCGGACGCGAAGATTCTTGTCTCCTACCAAGGGCACTACGCCAAGGATATCTCCAGTGACTGGACAGGCCTGGGAATGGACAACGTCGTCCAGATCAGGACCGACCCGGTGACCAACGCCATGGACCTCAAACACCTCGAGGAGGTCATGCGGACCTTCAACGAGGCGCAGGTGCCCATTGCCGCCATTGTCTGTACCATGGGAACCACGGATGCCTTCGCCGTGGATGATGTGAAGGCCGTGAGGGAGCTGGTCGGGAAGTATCCCAACCCAGCGCCTTACGGAAAAACCTTCATCTATTGCGATGCCGTGATTGGCTGGTCATGGCTGACCTTCGGGACCTATGACTTCAAGGCCAACCCATTGGGCTTCACCCCCACGGTGCTCGCGCAAGTCCAAAAGAATTACGAGGCGGTCAAGAACCTGAAGGAGGCAGACGCGGTGGGCTGCGACTTCCACAAGGTGGGCTGGTCGCCCTACAACTGCAGCATCATCGTCATGAAAGACTTCACGGAGTTCCAGACCCTCATGCGGCGAGGGGAGTCTGCCTATCTCCAGGCCCGGACGCAGTACAACCCCGGCCTGTACACCCTGGAGGTATCCCGCACGGGTGCCTACTCCATGGCAGGCTGGGCCACGCTGAAGTTCCTGGGCCGGGAGGGCTTCCAGTCGATTCTCGGTGGCGTGCTGGAGGTCCAAGAGGCGCTGCGCGAAATGCTGGCAGAGCACCCCGAGCTGGTCTGCGTGAATGACGCGGATACCGGCTTCGTCACCCTCTTCCGCGTTTATCCCCAGGGGGTGAACGCCCAGCAGCAGTACGCGCGCGAGCTCACCGACCCCAAAGCGCTCGCCGAGCTCAAGGCGCACAATGCCCTCCAGGAGAAGGTCGCGGACAAGATCTGGGATTGGTTCCGGGACGGCAAGCAGCATGGCGGCGCGTACGCCCCCTACATCAGCTACACGAGCGGGTTCCGGCCCACGGATTACAACCCTGACATGGCCATCGATGGGGCTGTCATCTATGGCCTCAAGGCATTCCCCATGAACCTCAACGTCGATCTGGAGACCATGCAAACGCTGATCAAGCTCGTGCTGACCGCCCGGGATGAGGTGGCGAAGGAGCCCAAGAACGGCGTGCCCAAGAAGCGCGTGGAGCGAAGGGCTGCCCTGACGCGCGGAACGGTGGAGGACCTGCTCAGCGGCGTCACCCGCCGCACGCACCAAGGGTAG
- a CDS encoding 2OG-Fe dioxygenase family protein, with product MNLSPPVTPPSSLTGVLREIGYAVLSREGLCELVGTPAAALDSLRPTWDALPPDSYLRDGGRYRSRRHSCFVVEGQEVTLAPPRAHWQPVEYNALHGGLERWFEPMSPAVVGQAAWLQLLRGLAACCSALKGLQPWYVEAHQFRIDTTDGIGRPTPEGAHRDGVDFVAVLLVGREGIKGGETRVFEAEGPHGIRFTLTEPWSALLLDDARVIHESTPIQPLAERGHRDTLVLTFRAKAFQGPAVP from the coding sequence ATGAACCTTTCCCCCCCCGTCACGCCTCCGTCCTCGCTCACCGGTGTCCTGCGGGAAATCGGCTACGCCGTCCTCAGCCGCGAGGGCCTGTGCGAGCTGGTAGGAACCCCGGCTGCCGCGCTCGATTCCTTGCGGCCCACGTGGGATGCGCTTCCGCCCGACAGCTACTTGCGCGACGGTGGCCGCTACCGTTCGCGTCGGCATTCGTGCTTCGTCGTGGAGGGCCAGGAGGTCACCTTGGCGCCGCCCCGGGCGCACTGGCAGCCCGTCGAGTACAACGCGCTGCATGGGGGGCTTGAGCGCTGGTTCGAGCCGATGTCGCCTGCCGTCGTCGGGCAAGCGGCCTGGTTGCAACTCCTGAGGGGGCTTGCCGCATGCTGCTCGGCGCTGAAGGGGCTCCAGCCTTGGTATGTCGAGGCGCACCAGTTCCGCATCGACACCACCGATGGCATCGGTCGGCCCACGCCGGAGGGCGCGCACCGGGATGGCGTGGATTTCGTCGCCGTGCTGCTGGTGGGGCGAGAGGGCATCAAAGGAGGCGAGACGCGCGTGTTCGAGGCCGAGGGGCCGCACGGCATCCGCTTCACGCTGACCGAACCGTGGTCGGCGCTGTTGCTCGATGACGCGCGGGTGATCCACGAGAGTACGCCGATCCAACCTCTGGCGGAGCGGGGCCACCGGGACACGTTGGTGCTGACCTTCCGCGCCAAGGCGTTCCAGGGCCCCGCCGTCCCCTGA
- a CDS encoding acyl-CoA dehydrogenase, producing MSAGINNYKTDLREIFFTLFEQFGLGQLVGQAPFDAWGPDEAKAVLQETYRFSKDVLGPLNASGDREGCRVENGTVIAPSGFKDAWKKLYEQGFKTVGVSQEHGGQGAPMMLQMAVEEMLCGANAAFNMYPGLAYGAAELLAECGTSEQKHHYVERMLNGTWGGTMCLTEPQAGSDVGAAKTTARRNPDGTYNIRGTKIFISAGDHDLTDNIIHLVLARVDGAAVGTKGLSLFIVPKMRINADGSAGASNDVTLGSIEHKMGINGSSTCVLNFGENDACVGDLVGGVEHVGMSQMFRMMNGARIAVGIQGVALASAAYFNALDYAKDRKQGGSFTKWKDPASPRVPIIEHPDVRRMLLEIKAHVEGIRALIFKLAMHTDKARQLAGKDDDKAAYHRGQVEVLTPLVKAYGSDQAFRLCAQAIQIYGGAGFCQDYPVEQYCRDSKIFSIYEGTNHIQAMDLVGRKLGQAGGANFQQFMGDVGGFIEANRDHKTFGTEVKALAAAQEGLMASAMAVLGWSQDPGKTQLIPLSANRFLNMMSEVAVGWMLLDAAVLAEKSMAGLSDSHPDKAFYEGKKWSALWYARNVLPNVEHAARLMALEDASPMDIGDAAFSAV from the coding sequence ATGTCCGCCGGAATCAACAACTACAAGACAGACCTTCGAGAGATCTTCTTTACCCTCTTCGAGCAATTCGGCCTCGGCCAACTCGTGGGCCAAGCGCCCTTCGACGCCTGGGGGCCGGATGAGGCCAAGGCGGTCCTCCAAGAGACCTACCGGTTCTCCAAGGACGTGCTGGGGCCTCTGAACGCCTCGGGAGATCGCGAGGGGTGCCGTGTCGAGAACGGCACGGTCATCGCCCCGTCGGGCTTCAAGGATGCGTGGAAGAAGCTCTACGAGCAGGGCTTCAAGACGGTGGGCGTGAGCCAGGAGCACGGTGGCCAGGGCGCGCCGATGATGCTGCAGATGGCGGTGGAGGAGATGCTCTGCGGCGCCAACGCGGCCTTCAACATGTACCCGGGGCTGGCCTACGGCGCGGCGGAGCTGCTCGCCGAGTGTGGCACCTCCGAGCAGAAGCACCACTACGTCGAGCGGATGCTCAACGGCACCTGGGGTGGCACGATGTGCCTCACCGAGCCGCAGGCGGGCTCCGACGTGGGCGCGGCCAAGACCACGGCTCGCCGCAACCCGGATGGCACCTACAACATCCGTGGCACGAAGATCTTCATCTCCGCGGGAGATCATGATCTCACGGACAACATCATCCACCTGGTGCTGGCGCGCGTGGATGGCGCGGCGGTGGGCACCAAGGGCCTGTCGCTGTTCATCGTCCCCAAGATGCGCATCAACGCGGATGGCTCCGCGGGCGCGTCCAACGATGTGACGCTGGGGTCCATCGAGCACAAGATGGGCATCAACGGCTCGTCCACCTGTGTGCTCAACTTCGGCGAGAACGACGCATGTGTGGGCGATCTGGTGGGCGGCGTCGAGCACGTCGGCATGAGCCAGATGTTCAGGATGATGAACGGGGCGCGCATCGCCGTGGGCATCCAGGGCGTGGCGCTGGCCTCGGCGGCGTACTTCAACGCGCTGGACTACGCGAAGGATCGCAAGCAGGGCGGCAGCTTCACCAAGTGGAAGGACCCGGCGTCTCCCCGCGTGCCCATCATCGAGCACCCGGACGTGCGGCGCATGCTGCTGGAGATCAAGGCGCACGTGGAAGGCATCCGCGCGCTCATCTTCAAGCTGGCGATGCACACGGACAAGGCGCGTCAGTTGGCGGGCAAGGACGATGACAAGGCGGCCTACCACCGTGGCCAGGTGGAGGTGCTCACCCCGCTGGTGAAGGCCTACGGCTCGGACCAGGCTTTCCGGCTGTGTGCGCAGGCGATCCAGATCTACGGTGGCGCGGGCTTCTGCCAGGACTACCCGGTGGAGCAGTACTGCCGCGACTCGAAGATCTTCTCCATCTACGAGGGCACCAACCACATCCAGGCCATGGACTTGGTGGGCCGCAAGCTGGGCCAGGCGGGTGGCGCGAACTTCCAGCAGTTCATGGGGGACGTGGGCGGCTTCATCGAGGCCAACCGCGACCACAAGACGTTTGGCACCGAGGTGAAGGCGCTGGCGGCGGCCCAGGAAGGGCTGATGGCAAGCGCGATGGCGGTGCTGGGCTGGTCGCAGGACCCGGGCAAGACGCAGCTCATCCCGCTGTCGGCCAACCGCTTCCTGAATATGATGTCCGAGGTGGCGGTGGGCTGGATGCTGCTGGATGCGGCGGTGCTGGCGGAGAAGTCGATGGCGGGTCTGTCCGACAGCCACCCGGACAAGGCCTTCTACGAGGGCAAGAAGTGGAGCGCGCTGTGGTACGCGCGCAACGTGCTGCCCAACGTGGAGCACGCCGCGCGGCTGATGGCGCTCGAGGATGCCTCGCCGATGGACATCGGTGACGCCGCCTTCTCGGCGGTGTAG
- a CDS encoding MaoC family dehydratase, whose protein sequence is MPARKLYFEAIRVGDELPALAKAPVDRVQLSRYAGASGDYNPVHVDELYAKSVGMPSVYAPGMLIMGMLGQLISDWARGGQLRRYGVRFIKMVWPGDTVVCKGRVSDRHGSGGRYFVEIDLWAENQRGELLMKGQAAIQLFYSLEDENRQRSGQSPIVVEVPRESILTPAPNADVAPAAEETGAKKAPSSKKSAKTATAPPEDPEAAKTPRK, encoded by the coding sequence ATGCCCGCGCGCAAGCTCTACTTCGAAGCCATCCGTGTCGGCGATGAGCTGCCGGCGCTCGCCAAGGCACCGGTGGACCGTGTCCAGCTGTCCCGCTACGCGGGCGCCAGCGGCGACTACAACCCCGTCCACGTGGACGAGCTCTATGCCAAGAGCGTGGGCATGCCCTCCGTCTACGCGCCCGGGATGCTCATCATGGGCATGCTCGGCCAGCTGATCAGCGACTGGGCCCGGGGCGGCCAGCTGCGCCGCTACGGCGTGCGCTTCATCAAGATGGTGTGGCCGGGCGACACCGTCGTCTGCAAGGGCCGGGTGAGTGATCGGCACGGCTCGGGGGGCCGCTACTTCGTCGAGATCGACCTGTGGGCGGAGAACCAGCGCGGCGAGCTGCTGATGAAGGGGCAGGCGGCCATCCAGCTCTTCTACTCGCTGGAGGACGAGAACCGGCAGCGCTCCGGCCAGAGCCCCATCGTCGTCGAGGTGCCGCGCGAGAGCATCCTCACCCCGGCCCCCAACGCCGACGTGGCACCGGCAGCCGAGGAGACGGGGGCCAAGAAGGCGCCCAGCTCCAAGAAGTCCGCGAAGACGGCCACCGCGCCCCCGGAAGATCCCGAGGCCGCGAAGACGCCCAGGAAGTAA
- a CDS encoding MaoC family dehydratase N-terminal domain-containing protein, translated as MLDKNAIGRLSPPTLNEVEKGAIRRFAEALGDYNPIYYDEEYARASGYPTIVAPPTFPASFHSAADLRELLGVGIKSLLHAEQGFEYERPIFAGDRIYVATKVADVLERSGPSGKMDVAVIEDEGRDEEGNLVFRARRTLIVRAAKENP; from the coding sequence ATGTTGGACAAGAATGCGATCGGCCGGTTGTCGCCGCCGACGCTCAATGAGGTCGAGAAGGGTGCCATCCGGCGCTTTGCCGAGGCGCTCGGCGATTACAACCCCATCTACTACGACGAGGAGTACGCCCGAGCCTCGGGATACCCCACCATCGTAGCGCCACCCACCTTCCCTGCGTCCTTTCACTCCGCGGCGGATCTGCGCGAGCTGCTCGGCGTGGGCATCAAGAGCCTGCTTCATGCCGAGCAGGGCTTCGAGTACGAGCGGCCCATCTTCGCCGGCGACCGCATCTACGTCGCCACGAAGGTGGCGGACGTGCTCGAGCGCTCGGGGCCCTCTGGGAAGATGGACGTCGCGGTCATCGAGGACGAGGGCCGGGACGAAGAGGGAAACCTCGTCTTCCGCGCCCGCCGCACCCTCATCGTCCGCGCTGCCAAGGAGAACCCCTGA
- a CDS encoding NAD(P)H-dependent amine dehydrogenase family protein yields MAKAPTGPVPVVVMGLGFIGQEIARAALASSEVELIGAVDTHASLAGRPLSDVLGQPAAKLKVSDSLEKALGRRKGGVLLHATGSRLPHIMDQLLEALKLGVPVVSTCEELAFPFLKHPELAEKLDQAAQEAGVAVLGTGVNPGFLMDRLVATVGQACGPVRKVAVTRVVDARTRREALQRKVGAGLSEEEFFELVDKEQLGHVGLLESAALCALGLGLDCDDYEEEVAPVFAEEDISGGAFPVRQGRVAGMFQSVVGFEEGQERVRLELTIAVGAEDPKDRIEIDADPRLVVEIPGGVAGDRATAHTLVNAAPRLTAAEAGLLTVLELPAGR; encoded by the coding sequence ATGGCGAAAGCGCCCACAGGGCCCGTCCCGGTGGTGGTCATGGGACTTGGCTTCATCGGGCAGGAGATCGCCCGGGCGGCGCTTGCCTCCTCAGAGGTCGAGCTCATCGGCGCGGTGGACACGCATGCCTCGCTTGCTGGGCGTCCACTTTCGGATGTGCTTGGCCAGCCGGCCGCCAAGCTGAAGGTGTCGGACTCGCTGGAGAAGGCCTTGGGGCGGCGCAAGGGCGGCGTGTTGCTGCACGCGACGGGCTCCCGGCTGCCGCACATCATGGACCAGCTCCTGGAGGCGCTGAAGCTGGGCGTGCCCGTGGTGTCCACCTGCGAGGAGCTGGCGTTTCCCTTTCTCAAGCACCCGGAGTTGGCCGAGAAGCTGGACCAGGCCGCGCAGGAAGCGGGCGTGGCGGTGCTGGGCACGGGCGTCAACCCAGGGTTCCTGATGGACCGGTTGGTGGCCACGGTCGGGCAGGCCTGCGGGCCGGTGCGCAAGGTCGCGGTGACGCGGGTGGTGGATGCGCGCACCCGGCGCGAGGCGCTGCAACGCAAGGTGGGCGCGGGGCTGTCGGAGGAAGAGTTCTTCGAACTGGTGGACAAGGAACAGCTGGGCCACGTAGGGCTCCTGGAGTCCGCGGCGCTCTGTGCGCTGGGGCTGGGGCTGGACTGTGACGATTACGAAGAGGAGGTGGCCCCGGTGTTCGCCGAGGAAGACATCTCCGGGGGCGCGTTTCCCGTGCGTCAGGGGCGGGTCGCGGGCATGTTCCAGTCGGTGGTGGGGTTCGAGGAAGGGCAGGAGCGGGTCCGGCTGGAGTTGACCATCGCCGTGGGGGCAGAGGACCCGAAGGACCGCATTGAAATCGATGCGGACCCACGGCTCGTTGTGGAAATCCCGGGGGGAGTGGCGGGGGACCGGGCCACCGCGCATACGCTCGTGAATGCCGCACCACGCTTGACGGCCGCCGAGGCCGGGCTGCTGACCGTGCTCGAGCTTCCAGCCGGTCGCTAA
- a CDS encoding HD domain-containing phosphohydrolase — translation MDRILVVDDDVRILAALSRIFVAEGYEVVTHSDPVQAAREEGFQVVLTDFMMPYLNGIELLGALREKNPRAVRLMLTAAADFRTASEAVNRGEVYRLLGKPWTLSDLTSSVRQAFEHYRLVEMNARLLSEVAEKNEELTVINQSLERHVVERTTGLLDGLISALDYRDTETQWHSRRVSLYARRLAQESGLTGVALDIVEQGALLHDIGKIGVRDSILLKPGPLTPEEWEEMRKHPEFGYRMLAKIPYLHDASLIVLQHQERWDGKGYPEKLSGKSIVVGARIFAIVDALDAITSDRPYRKGRSLQVAKDEIQRCAGTQFDPVLAEAFLRVPDEEWLRIRSDVEAMEADEVRRFGPQAQASLTPLATGT, via the coding sequence ATGGACCGCATCCTCGTGGTGGATGACGACGTGCGCATCCTCGCCGCGCTCTCCCGGATCTTCGTGGCAGAGGGCTATGAGGTAGTCACCCACAGCGATCCCGTTCAAGCCGCCCGGGAGGAAGGGTTTCAGGTCGTCCTGACGGACTTCATGATGCCGTACCTCAATGGCATCGAGTTGCTGGGGGCGCTGCGGGAGAAGAACCCCCGCGCGGTGCGGCTGATGCTGACGGCCGCCGCGGACTTCCGCACCGCCTCGGAGGCCGTCAACCGCGGCGAGGTGTACCGGCTGCTGGGCAAGCCGTGGACCCTGTCGGATCTGACGAGCAGCGTGCGCCAGGCGTTCGAGCACTACCGGTTGGTGGAGATGAACGCGCGGCTCCTGAGCGAGGTGGCCGAGAAGAACGAGGAGCTGACCGTCATCAACCAGAGCCTGGAGCGCCACGTGGTGGAGCGCACCACGGGGCTGCTCGATGGGCTCATCAGCGCGCTGGACTACCGGGACACCGAGACCCAGTGGCACTCCCGGCGCGTCTCGCTCTATGCCCGGCGGCTGGCGCAGGAAAGCGGCCTGACGGGGGTGGCGCTGGACATCGTCGAGCAGGGAGCGCTGCTCCATGACATCGGCAAGATCGGTGTGCGCGACTCCATCCTCCTCAAGCCCGGACCGTTGACGCCCGAGGAATGGGAGGAGATGCGCAAGCACCCGGAGTTCGGCTACCGGATGCTGGCGAAAATCCCTTACCTGCACGACGCCTCGCTCATCGTCCTCCAGCACCAGGAGCGCTGGGACGGCAAGGGCTATCCCGAGAAGCTCTCCGGGAAGTCCATCGTCGTTGGCGCCCGCATCTTCGCCATCGTGGATGCCCTGGATGCCATCACCTCGGACCGGCCCTACCGCAAGGGCCGCTCGCTGCAGGTGGCCAAGGATGAGATCCAACGCTGCGCGGGCACGCAGTTCGATCCCGTGCTCGCCGAGGCGTTCCTCCGGGTTCCCGACGAGGAGTGGCTCCGGATCCGGTCCGACGTCGAGGCCATGGAGGCCGATGAAGTCCGGCGCTTCGGTCCCCAGGCCCAGGCCTCCCTCACCCCGCTGGCCACCGGCACCTGA
- a CDS encoding peptidylprolyl isomerase yields MFHLLSRLCACAVVLLVPVACVRAVPPPGGGEAEALARVEDWEDRRSLGDGQLVAWARGEKGPAVQLRALRALARLQDASTLEAILAGLSASAPSLRDEAAFAAGELALSWEPLPEEMKTRMTEALREAEAREPEEGVRRTLLESFSKLGTAGAIQRLIERLGEGRASTGRAALALGVSGRRGASLAEVPLEPVKALLAASQPVETRYGAAYLLAYVKRPAALELLRHGLSDEDPDVRALCAKGLAEVGGADDSAALARLLEDPIPRVGAEAARTLSRLASACSTPCAPLEALVSLRKRAPRVARGESASAHALLAVAQQGLPRAGRPVLEALRRSLAEAGQPVSEIAADDVAWIDCRLAAAMDRQTGALAEVLRCGNGRVPEARRWALGLRELAQTQVPEGAQEAVPALLHPDARVRLAALAAVEARPVPEAVEPVRALLKAEDPVVAGMAAATVGKMKVLEALPDVHSLAERVAREPDLAEPVAGALVALEGKAAEPALRGWLVHPHANVRRVAAEALTGLTGQPVRSERVESPPGTPRPPAASPGATLIIRTRKGDITVALDTAQAPLTSGNLEALARQGYFRGISFHRVVPDFVAQGGDPRGDGEGGPGHSIRCEMTRRAYQRGVIGMALAGKDTGGSQFFFTHAPQPHLDGRYTAFGEVTAGMEVVDALLEGDVILEVRTGP; encoded by the coding sequence ATGTTCCACTTGCTTTCGCGTCTGTGCGCCTGCGCCGTGGTCCTGCTCGTCCCCGTGGCGTGTGTCCGCGCGGTTCCACCGCCGGGGGGAGGGGAGGCCGAAGCGCTGGCCCGTGTGGAGGACTGGGAGGATCGCCGCTCGTTGGGGGACGGACAGCTCGTGGCGTGGGCGCGGGGGGAGAAGGGCCCTGCCGTGCAGCTCCGGGCGTTGCGTGCGCTGGCGCGCCTTCAAGACGCCTCGACACTGGAGGCGATCCTGGCGGGGCTGTCGGCCTCCGCGCCCTCCCTCCGGGACGAGGCTGCTTTCGCCGCGGGGGAGCTGGCCCTCTCCTGGGAGCCCTTGCCGGAGGAGATGAAGACCCGGATGACGGAGGCGCTGCGCGAAGCAGAGGCGAGGGAGCCCGAGGAGGGCGTCCGGAGGACGCTCCTCGAGTCTTTCAGCAAGCTGGGGACGGCGGGGGCGATTCAGCGGCTCATCGAGCGGCTGGGGGAGGGGCGCGCCAGCACGGGACGGGCCGCGCTGGCGTTGGGCGTGTCTGGACGCCGGGGGGCCTCCCTGGCGGAGGTGCCGCTGGAGCCCGTGAAGGCACTGCTCGCGGCGAGCCAACCCGTGGAGACGCGATATGGCGCCGCGTACCTGCTGGCCTATGTGAAGCGGCCTGCCGCGCTGGAATTGTTGCGGCACGGCCTCTCCGATGAGGACCCGGACGTGCGAGCCCTCTGTGCGAAAGGCCTCGCGGAAGTGGGAGGGGCGGACGATTCGGCGGCCCTGGCGCGTCTGCTGGAGGACCCCATTCCCCGCGTGGGGGCGGAAGCGGCCCGGACGCTGAGCCGCCTGGCCTCGGCCTGCAGTACCCCCTGCGCCCCGCTGGAGGCGCTGGTGTCGTTGCGGAAGCGTGCCCCGCGCGTGGCCAGGGGGGAATCCGCATCCGCGCATGCGTTGCTGGCCGTGGCCCAGCAGGGACTTCCCCGGGCCGGGCGGCCGGTGCTGGAAGCCCTGCGTCGCTCACTGGCAGAGGCGGGACAGCCCGTTTCAGAGATCGCGGCCGATGATGTGGCGTGGATCGACTGTCGACTTGCTGCGGCGATGGACCGGCAGACAGGTGCCCTCGCAGAGGTGCTGCGCTGTGGAAACGGAAGGGTGCCCGAAGCGCGGAGGTGGGCGCTGGGCTTGCGTGAGCTGGCCCAGACCCAGGTGCCGGAGGGTGCCCAGGAGGCCGTTCCAGCACTGCTTCATCCAGACGCCCGGGTGCGCCTGGCGGCCCTGGCGGCGGTGGAGGCCCGCCCCGTCCCCGAGGCGGTGGAGCCCGTGCGAGCCCTCTTGAAGGCCGAGGACCCGGTGGTGGCGGGCATGGCGGCGGCCACGGTGGGAAAGATGAAGGTCCTCGAGGCCCTGCCAGACGTGCATTCGCTGGCGGAGCGGGTGGCGCGGGAGCCCGATCTGGCGGAGCCCGTGGCGGGCGCCCTCGTGGCGTTGGAGGGCAAGGCCGCGGAGCCTGCCCTGCGCGGGTGGCTGGTGCACCCTCACGCCAACGTGCGCCGCGTGGCGGCCGAAGCCCTCACCGGGCTGACAGGACAGCCGGTGCGCTCCGAGCGGGTGGAATCACCTCCTGGGACACCCCGGCCCCCGGCGGCGTCCCCAGGCGCCACGCTGATCATCCGCACCCGCAAGGGAGACATCACGGTCGCGCTGGACACCGCGCAAGCGCCCCTCACCTCGGGCAATCTGGAGGCGTTGGCTCGGCAGGGGTACTTCCGGGGGATCTCCTTCCACCGCGTGGTGCCCGATTTCGTCGCGCAAGGGGGCGATCCGAGAGGAGACGGGGAGGGAGGGCCCGGCCACTCCATCCGGTGCGAGATGACGCGCCGTGCCTACCAGCGGGGCGTCATCGGCATGGCGTTGGCGGGAAAGGACACGGGGGGCAGCCAGTTCTTTTTCACGCACGCACCGCAGCCGCACCTGGACGGCCGTTACACCGCCTTTGGCGAGGTGACCGCGGGCATGGAGGTGGTGGACGCCCTGCTCGAAGGCGACGTCATCTTGGAGGTACGCACGGGCCCCTGA